The genomic interval AGTTGACCATCAGGAACTTCGGGATGAGCAGCGCGACGCTGGGCACGCTCATCACGGCCAGCAAGGCTGCGAAGACGAAGCCGCGCCCACGGAACCTGAGGCGCGACAACGCATACCCGGCCAGGCTGTCGAGGAACACCCGGCCCACGGTCACGACCGTGGCGATGACCACGGAGTTGGACAGCCACCGCATGAAGGGCACGCTCCCGGCTCCCTGGCCGAAGATCTGCTTCCACGCGTGGAGGTCGAACGGGTTGGGGACGAGCGACAGCGGGTGGGCCGCGGCGTCCGGGTCCGTCTTGAACGACGTCGCGATCTGGATGAGGAACGGGTAGATGAACAGGATGGAGAAGAGCGCGAGGGCGACGTAGAGCATCACCTGCTTCAGCGGGCTGACCCGGCGGTTCACCGGGCCACCGCCTTCGACCGGCGAAGCAGTGGTCGACGCTCGTCCTTGTCGGTCAGGACCCAGCGCTGGATCCGTGTCAGCACCACGATGATCGCGAACACGACGAACGCCATGGCCGCGCCCGAGCCGTACTTGAAGTTGCCGAAGCTCTGCTGGTAGCTGAGGTAGGCGGGCGTTAGCGTCGTGCCGTTGGGGTTGCCCTTGCCCATGACGTAGATCTGGTCGAAGACCTGCCAGGTGCCGATGAGGCCGAGCGTGATGACGAGGAAGAGCGTGGGCCGGATCATCGGGATCGTGACGTGGCGCAGCTTCTGCCAGCCGCTGGTGCCGTCCAGGGCGGCCGCCTCGTCGATCTCGACGGGGAGGTCCTGCAGCGCCGCGATGAACATGAGCATGAACGTCCCGGACGTCGTCCACACGACGAGGATGATGATGACGCTGAGCGCGACCGACGGCCCTGAGACCCAGTCCCACAGCGAGCGGCCGAGGACCTCGCCCTGCGCCCACCCGGGGTTGTCGACACCGACCGCGTTGAACAGCAGGTGGACCAGCCCGCGGTCGTCGGTGAACCAGTTGGGCTGGCCGGCGCCGATGGCGCCGAGCAGGGCGTTGACGGCGCCCGTGGCGGAGAAGAGGAAGAGGAAGACCGTCGAGATCGCGATCGAGCTGGTCACGGAGGGGAAGTAGAAGGCGGTGCGGAAGAAGCCCTTGGCCTTGAGCATCCGGTTGTTGACCAGGAGCGCGAGCCCCAGGGCCAGCAGCGTCTGCAGCGGCACGACGAACAGCACGTACCAGAAGGTGTTGCCGATCGACTGCATGAAGTTGGAGCGCGTCAGGCCGTCGCGGGCGAACAGGTCGCTGTAGTTCCTCACCCCGACGAACTCCGCGCCCGGGCCGCCGCTAAACGGGTTCACCGACCCGTTCCAGTTCGTGAGGCTGACCCAGAGCGCCATGACGATCGGGATCACCATGAAGAGCCCGAGGATGACGATCATCGGGCTGACGAACACCCACCCGGCGATGCCCTCGCCGCTGCGGATCCCCCCACCACCGCGGCGCCCCCGCGGAGGCTGGGCCGTCGGCGTCATGGCCTCGGTCCCCACCGCCTGGTTCGCAGTGCCGAGCTGGGTCATGGGTCCTCCTGGGGGATGCCGCGTCGCGGCAGGGCGGAGTCGGGTGCGTTCTGGTGGCGGGCGGCGTGCGAGGCGTGGGGGTCGCTCGCACGCCGCCCGCGATTCGGGGACGGGTCAGCCGCCGAGGGCGGCGGCGCCGTTCTTCTGCAGGTCGGACAGCCACGCCTTCGGGTCGCCGGACGTACCGGTCAGGGTGGCCAGCTGGCTGTTGAACTTGCCGATCACGTCGTCCAGACCCGGGAGGTTGACCGGGCCCTGCCCGTATGCCGCGCCGTCGACGAACGCCTTGCTGTCCGGGTACTTCGCGGAGAACTGCTGCAGGCCCTCGGTGGTCGAGGGCATGACGCCGAAGGCGTCCGCGAACTTCATCTGCTGCTCGGGCGTGATGAGCGACTTGACGAGCTCGACGGCCTGCGCCTGGTTGGGCGACTTGGCGGCGATGCCCCAGCAGTTGCTGAACAGCAGCGTGCCCTTGCCCGCAGGGCCGGCGGGCAGCTCGACCGTCTTGTACTTGATGTTGGGGTAGTCCTTCATCCCACCGGCGATCCAGTTGCCCTCGATCGTCATGGCGGCCAGGCCCTTGCCGAACGCCTCGCCACCCCAGCCTGCGGCCGGCTTGGTCTGGGTGTTGAACTTGAGCGACCCCTCCTTCATCATCTTCTGCACCTCCTGCAGGCCCTGGAGGTTGCCGGGGGCGTCGGCGCTCATCTTGCCGTCGGAGACGACCCAGCCACCGGCCTGCTTCATGAAGGCGCCGGACCGGTTGATGTCGTTGCCGATCACGAGGCCGGTGACGTTGCCCTTCGTGAGCTTCTTGGCGACCGTCTCGAGGCCGGCCCAGTCCTTCGGGACGTCCGCGTCGGTGAGCCCTGCCTTCTGCCACAGGTCGGTGTTGATCTCCAGCGCGAGGGTGGAGGAGTCCTTGGGCGCGCAGTAGAACTTGCCGTCGTACGTGAAGGTCTTCACGAGGGAGTCGACGAAACCCGCGTCCTTGACCTGGTCGCCGTACGCGTACAGGTTGCCCGCCTTGGCGTAGGTGCCGATCTTCGAGGCGTCGGTGTAGAAGAGGTCGGGCGGGGTCGAGCTGGCGAACGCCTGCCCGAGCTGCTGCCCGAGGTCGGAGGCTGCGATGACCTCGACGGTGTTGCCCGTCTTCGACGCCCACGCGGCAGTCGCGTCCTTGACGGCCTTGGTCTCGGCGTCGCCCGAGCTGCCGATCATGACGGTGAGCTTGACCGGGCCCTTCTTGGTGTTCTGGGTCGCCGAGCCGCTGCTGAAGCCGCCGCCGCCTCCGCAGGCACTCAACGCGAGTGCGGAGGTGGCCGCCAGCGCGACGGCGAGGATGGGGGTGCGCCTCATGTACTGCTCCTTCGGGTGGGGCGTCCGGTGGGAGTGCCGGACGGGTCTCGGGTGCTGCTCGCACGGATGGTCAGGGTGGGGGGCAGGAGTGCGGTCCGGTCGGCCCTGCCGGCCGCCGGGGGAGTCGCCGCTCCGTCAGTGGCCCCCGGGTTGGTCGCGGCCGGCTGGAGGATGCCCCACGCCGCCTCGGCTGCCGCGCGCAGCGGCTGGCGCAGGCTGGTGAGGGAGAGCGCCTCGGCCACGTCCGAGTCGTCGAACCCGACTACGCCGACGTCCGTGCCGAGCCGGAGGTCCTGCGCCGCGATGGCGCGGACCGCTCCGAGGGCCAGCAGGTCGGAGGCGCACAGGATCGCGCCGCGGCCGCCCATCCCGTGCAGCAGGCGCTCGGCGGCCGCGGTGGCCTCGGCGACGTCCTGCACCGCCTCGGCCGTGAGCGACGCGTCGTCGTCGTGTCCGGACGCCACGAGCGCGTCGAGCCAGCCGGCGCGGCGGTCCTCGCCGACGGGGGACCCCTCCGGCCAGCCCAGCCACGCCACGTGCTCGTACCCCTGCGACAGGAGGTGCTCGACGCCGATGCGCATGCCCGCGCGGCCGTCGACGTCGACCCAGCCGCCGAGGTCGGGGCGGTCCCAGATCCGGCCGAACGTCACGAAGGGCACGTCCTGGCCGAGCAGCCAGTCCGGTCGGGGGTCCCCGCGCCGGGTGTCGCCGAGGACGAAGCCGTCGACGAGCCCGGTGCCGAGCAGCCGGTCGTAGCCCTCGATGAGGGCGTCCAGGTCGGGGGCGAAGGTCACCAGGTGGGCGGCGTGGCCCGGGGCCGCGACGGTCATCTCGACGAGGAACCCGTCCAGGATGTGCCCCATCCGCCCGGCGCCCGAGGGGTTGACCTCGAAGCCGTAGGCGCTGGCGCGGCGACGGCGCAGCTGCTGCGCGGCGACGTTGGGGGCGAAGCCGAGCTCGTCGATCGCCGCGTGCACCTTGGCGAGCGTCTCGGCGGCCAGCAGGTGCGGCTTGTTGAGCGCGTTGCTCACCGTCTGCCGGGACACGCCGGCGGCGGCGGCGACGTCGACGATCGTCACGCGGTCGCCGGGCCGGGTCGCTCTCGTTGCCACGTCGCTCCCTTGCGAAGTGATCGTCGGTGGTGGGACGGTTGCCCCGGAACGCGGATTGGAACGTTCAAATCGGGTGCCATCGGAAGGATGACCCACCACGCGTGCGTCGTCAAGATCTGCCGGCGGCCCGGCTCGGCGAACGGTCCGGCACCTGAGAGGGTGGGCCCACCGCGTTCCCGACCCACACCCCTGCACGACGCAGACCCCGACCCGAAGGAGCCGCCCGCATGCCCACTCGACACCGCCAGCCGTGGTTGCACGACCTGGCGATCACGGTTCGGGGCAACGTCACAGCCCTGTCCGGGGAGGACGGCCAGCTCCGCCCCGGCACGGCGCACGGTCTCTACGTGGACGACGAGCGGGTCCTGAGCGGGCTGCTGGTGGCGGTGGGCGGCGAGGAGCCGAGTCCGGTCGGTGGCGAGGCGCGCGCCGGGCGCGCCCAGTTCCTCTCCTCGGCCAGGGACCTCGGGGACCCCGGTGCCGACCCGACGGTCGAGGTGCGGCGCAGCAGGGAGCTCGTGGACGCCGGGATGGTCGAGACCGTCCGCGTCGTCTCCCGGGCGGCGACGACGGTGCGCTCGACCGTGCGGGTCGAGGTCACGGCCGACGGCGCCGACATGGCCACGGTCAAGGCTGGGCAGGTCGACCAGCCCCCGCTCGAGTGGTCCGTCGACGGCGAGGGAGCGCGGGTCGAGACGCCGCGCCACGGCATCACCGTCCGGTCGCAGGCCACGGTCCGTGTCGACGGGGGAGCGCTCGTGCTCGAGCAGCCGTTCGAGCTGTCGCCGGGGGGCTCGCTGGACCTGGCGGTGACGGTCGCGACGACGCGCCGGTCGACCAGCGCGCTCGACGCCGACGCCGGGCTCGACGTGGTCGCCTGGGACGAGGTCGTCGTCGAGGCCGACGACCCCCGCCTGGGCCCGCTGGTGGCGGAGTCGATGGCAGACCTGCGCCACCTGCTCCTGCGCGACCCGCTGGACCCCGACGACGTGTTCGCCGCGGCCGGAACCCCCTGGTACCTCACGCTGTTCGGCCGCGACTCGATCTGGGCGGCGCGCCTGACGCTGCCCTTCGGCACCGAGCTCGCCGCCGGCACGCTGCGCTCGCTGGCGCGGCGCCAGGGCACGAAGAACGACGCGGACTCGGCCGAGCAGCCCGGCAAGATCGCGCACGAGGTGCGTCGCACGGCATACGGCGCCGCGGGCCACGCGCTCCAGCTGCCGCCGCTCTACTACGGCACGGTGGACGCCACGGCACTGTGGGTGTGCCTGCTGGTCGACGCCTGGCGCTGGGGCCTGCCCGAGGACGAGGTGCGCTCCCTCCTCCCGAACCTGCAGGCGGCGCTGGACTGGCTGACCGGTCCCGGCCGACCGGACACCGACGGCCTGCTCAAGTACATCGACACCACCGGCCACGGGCTGGCCAACCAGGGGTGGAAGGACTCCGGCGACTCGATGCGGATGCGCGACGGCAGCGTGGCCGACGCCCCGATCGCGCTCGTGGAGGCGCAGGCGTATGCCGTCGAGGCGCTCGCCGGGGCAGCGGACCTGCTCGGGGCGCTGGGCGTCGACGGGGCGGACCGGTGGTCGGCGGAGGCACAGCAGGTGGCGACGCGGGTCCGCGACGGCTTCTGGGTCGAGGACGCCGAGGGCCGGTACCTCGCGATGGCCCTCGACGGCCACGGAGCGCCGGTCGACGGCGTGGGCTCGAACATGGGGCACGTCCTCGGCACGGGCGCCCTCACCCCGGAGGAGGCCGTGCTCGTCAGCGAGCGGCTCACCTCGCCGGCCCTGCTCGACCCTTTCGGTGTCCGCACGATGTCCACAGACACGGGGGGCTTCAACCCGATCGGCTACCACACGGGCTCCATCTGGACCCACGACACCGCCATCGCCGCGGTAGGGCTGTCCCGCGAGGGATTCGGCGACCTCGCCGGCATGCTGGCCCGGTCGCTCGTCGCGTCGGGGACGGCGTTCGACCGCCGGTGGCCCGAGCTCTACTCCGGGTCGCCGCTCATCGAGAGCCCGGCGCCCTACCCGGCGTCCTGCCGCCCGCAGGCGTGGTCGGCCGCCTCGGTGGGCGCGCTCGTCACGACCGCCCTGGGGCTGCGCGCCGACGTGCCCGGGGGCGAGCTCGTGGTGCGGCCGCCCGCGACCCCGCCCTTCGGGAGCCTGCGCGTGAAGGGGCTGCGCTGGGCGGACGTGACGTTCTCGGTGACCGTGGACCGGGACGGGGAGGTGCACGTCGAGGGGCTGCCCGACTCGGTCTCCGTGGTGGTCACGGCTTAGACTCGGGCGTTCCCCCCAGGACGCAGCACGGGTCCGCGAAGGACGCAGCACGGCGAAAGGACGCACCCTGTGGGACTGCTCGAGACGATCGCGAGCCCGGCAGACCTCAAGGCCCTGACGCCTGCCCAGCTCCCGGCCCTGGCCGAGGAGATCCGCACCTTCCTGGTCACCGAGGTCTCCAAGACCGGTGGCCACCTCGGCCCCAACCTGGGTGTCGTCGAGCTCACCATCGCCCTGCACCGCGTCTTCGACAGCCCCACGGACACGATCGTCTTCGACACCGGGCACCAGTCGTACGTGCACAAGCTGCTCACCGGCCGGCACGACTTCAGCCGGCTCAAGAAGAGCGGTGGCCTGT from Phycicoccus sp. M110.8 carries:
- a CDS encoding sugar ABC transporter permease, producing the protein MTQLGTANQAVGTEAMTPTAQPPRGRRGGGGIRSGEGIAGWVFVSPMIVILGLFMVIPIVMALWVSLTNWNGSVNPFSGGPGAEFVGVRNYSDLFARDGLTRSNFMQSIGNTFWYVLFVVPLQTLLALGLALLVNNRMLKAKGFFRTAFYFPSVTSSIAISTVFLFLFSATGAVNALLGAIGAGQPNWFTDDRGLVHLLFNAVGVDNPGWAQGEVLGRSLWDWVSGPSVALSVIIILVVWTTSGTFMLMFIAALQDLPVEIDEAAALDGTSGWQKLRHVTIPMIRPTLFLVITLGLIGTWQVFDQIYVMGKGNPNGTTLTPAYLSYQQSFGNFKYGSGAAMAFVVFAIIVVLTRIQRWVLTDKDERRPLLRRSKAVAR
- a CDS encoding extracellular solute-binding protein, whose product is MRRTPILAVALAATSALALSACGGGGGFSSGSATQNTKKGPVKLTVMIGSSGDAETKAVKDATAAWASKTGNTVEVIAASDLGQQLGQAFASSTPPDLFYTDASKIGTYAKAGNLYAYGDQVKDAGFVDSLVKTFTYDGKFYCAPKDSSTLALEINTDLWQKAGLTDADVPKDWAGLETVAKKLTKGNVTGLVIGNDINRSGAFMKQAGGWVVSDGKMSADAPGNLQGLQEVQKMMKEGSLKFNTQTKPAAGWGGEAFGKGLAAMTIEGNWIAGGMKDYPNIKYKTVELPAGPAGKGTLLFSNCWGIAAKSPNQAQAVELVKSLITPEQQMKFADAFGVMPSTTEGLQQFSAKYPDSKAFVDGAAYGQGPVNLPGLDDVIGKFNSQLATLTGTSGDPKAWLSDLQKNGAAALGG
- a CDS encoding glycogen debranching N-terminal domain-containing protein, with amino-acid sequence MPTRHRQPWLHDLAITVRGNVTALSGEDGQLRPGTAHGLYVDDERVLSGLLVAVGGEEPSPVGGEARAGRAQFLSSARDLGDPGADPTVEVRRSRELVDAGMVETVRVVSRAATTVRSTVRVEVTADGADMATVKAGQVDQPPLEWSVDGEGARVETPRHGITVRSQATVRVDGGALVLEQPFELSPGGSLDLAVTVATTRRSTSALDADAGLDVVAWDEVVVEADDPRLGPLVAESMADLRHLLLRDPLDPDDVFAAAGTPWYLTLFGRDSIWAARLTLPFGTELAAGTLRSLARRQGTKNDADSAEQPGKIAHEVRRTAYGAAGHALQLPPLYYGTVDATALWVCLLVDAWRWGLPEDEVRSLLPNLQAALDWLTGPGRPDTDGLLKYIDTTGHGLANQGWKDSGDSMRMRDGSVADAPIALVEAQAYAVEALAGAADLLGALGVDGADRWSAEAQQVATRVRDGFWVEDAEGRYLAMALDGHGAPVDGVGSNMGHVLGTGALTPEEAVLVSERLTSPALLDPFGVRTMSTDTGGFNPIGYHTGSIWTHDTAIAAVGLSREGFGDLAGMLARSLVASGTAFDRRWPELYSGSPLIESPAPYPASCRPQAWSAASVGALVTTALGLRADVPGGELVVRPPATPPFGSLRVKGLRWADVTFSVTVDRDGEVHVEGLPDSVSVVVTA
- a CDS encoding LacI family DNA-binding transcriptional regulator; translation: MATRATRPGDRVTIVDVAAAAGVSRQTVSNALNKPHLLAAETLAKVHAAIDELGFAPNVAAQQLRRRRASAYGFEVNPSGAGRMGHILDGFLVEMTVAAPGHAAHLVTFAPDLDALIEGYDRLLGTGLVDGFVLGDTRRGDPRPDWLLGQDVPFVTFGRIWDRPDLGGWVDVDGRAGMRIGVEHLLSQGYEHVAWLGWPEGSPVGEDRRAGWLDALVASGHDDDASLTAEAVQDVAEATAAAERLLHGMGGRGAILCASDLLALGAVRAIAAQDLRLGTDVGVVGFDDSDVAEALSLTSLRQPLRAAAEAAWGILQPAATNPGATDGAATPPAAGRADRTALLPPTLTIRASSTRDPSGTPTGRPTRRSST